A window from Cryptomeria japonica chromosome 1, Sugi_1.0, whole genome shotgun sequence encodes these proteins:
- the LOC131078153 gene encoding (R,S)-reticuline 7-O-methyltransferase-like — protein sequence MDGPAGDKLSNNGENYDGMFESEEEKLAGQAEAWKYTFAFVESLAVKSVVLLGIPDIIAHHGHRATLSLSQIAAELPSEKPDVNCLFRILRFLVAKNFFRADTSEGANEVRYGLTPASKWLVKDGVAAPSLSITALLLMQNDVTMMAPWHHFNDCVLDGGVAFEKANGLHVWDYAAAHPDYNGLFNQAMACNTNFVIKALLSTYGGFQGLNSLVDVGGGIGITIAEIVKAHPTINGINYDLPHVVATAPRFPGVKHVGGDMFKKVPSADAVFMKLIMHDWADEDCVKILKQCRKAIPDEGKVIIVDVVLNTQEKTGVVPSLGLVSDLVMLAHTSGGKERSEEQWENLLKEGGFPRFYVIAIPALQSVIEAFPY from the exons ATGGATGGTCCAGCAGGTGATAAGCTCTCCAACAATGGAGAAAACTATGATGGCATGTTCGAGAGCGAGGAAGAAAAACTCGCCGGACAAGCGGAGGCATGGAAATACACATTTGCATTTGTGGAGTCTTTGGCAGTAAAATCCGTCGTTCTGCTCGGAATCCCCGACATCATTGCGCACCATGGCCACAGAGCAACGCTTTCCCTCTCACAAATCGCCGCAGAGCTTCCCAGCGAAAAGCCCGACGTCAATTGCCTCTTCAGAATCCTGCGCTTCCTCGTTGCAAAAAACTTTTTCAGGGCCGACACGAGCGAAGGGGCGAATGAAGTGAGATACGGCCTAACGCCTGCTTCTAAATGGTTGGTAAAAGACGGCGTGGCGGCGCCGTCGCTGTCCATAACTGCCCTGCTACTCATGCAGAACGACGTGACGATGATGGCGCCGTGGCACCATTTCAACGATTGCGTCCTCGATGGCGGCGTGGCGTTCGAGAAGGCTAACGGCCTTCATGTTTGGGACTACGCGGCGGCGCACCCTGATTACAACGGCCTTTTCAACCAAGCCATGGCTTGCAACACCAACTTCGTGATAAAGGCCTTGTTGTCTACTTACGGGGGGTTTCAGGGCTTGAATTCCTTGGTGGACGTCGGAGGTGGGATCGGAATAACCATCGCAGAGATCGTCAAAGCCCATCCAACTATAAATGGCATCAACTATGATCTCCCCCACGTCGTAGCTACGGCTCCCCGTTTCCCTG GGGTAAAGCACGTCGGAGGGGACATGTTCAAGAAGGTTCCATCAGCAGACGCTGTATTCATGAAG TTGATAATGCATGATTGGGCGGACGAGGACTGCGTAAAAATTCTGAAGCAATGCAGAAAGGCGATTCCAGATGAAGGGAAGGTGATAATTGTGGATGTGGTTCTGAATACCCAAGAGAAGACAGGGGTGGTTCCTAGTTTGGGTCTTGTGTCTGATCTGGTAATGCTTGCGCACACCAGTGGTGGGAAAGAGAGAAGTGAAGAGCAGTGGGAGAATCTGTTAAAGGAAGGAGGATTTCCTCGTTTCTATGTTATTGCCATACCGGCATTGCAGTCTGTAATTGAAGCTTTTCCTTATTAG